In Paralcaligenes sp. KSB-10, the following are encoded in one genomic region:
- a CDS encoding ABC transporter permease yields the protein MTAIATAAAPAAPRSNALWAALRRNRLSWIGLGLLLAIVLVAIFAPWLAPHDPLKQHIVSRLEPPSSEFWLGTDSYGRDVLSRMIYGSRVSLLVGFVAILIAMTIGSCLGVLAGYLGGLFDRLVMGLVDVLLSFPTLVLGLMVAAMLGASLENLIIAIAITEIAPFVRVARAPTIALKNRDFIEAGRALGYGPLRLMGVHIVPNMISDVIVLGSLWMASAIRTEASLSFIGLGVPPPTATWGSMIREGFEHILDAWWLTVFPSLAILLTVLALNLLGDALRDAIDPKLRSE from the coding sequence ATGACTGCAATAGCTACCGCCGCCGCGCCGGCCGCGCCGCGCTCCAACGCCCTCTGGGCCGCACTGCGCCGCAACCGCCTATCCTGGATCGGGCTGGGCCTGCTGCTTGCCATTGTTCTGGTGGCAATTTTCGCGCCTTGGCTTGCTCCGCACGACCCGTTGAAACAGCATATTGTTTCCCGCCTGGAGCCCCCTTCTTCCGAGTTCTGGCTCGGCACCGACAGCTATGGTCGGGATGTGCTCTCGCGCATGATCTATGGCTCGCGCGTTTCACTCCTGGTGGGCTTTGTTGCCATCCTCATCGCCATGACCATAGGTTCCTGCCTGGGCGTCCTGGCCGGCTACCTGGGCGGCCTGTTCGATCGCCTGGTAATGGGCCTAGTGGACGTGCTTCTGTCCTTTCCCACTCTGGTGTTGGGCCTGATGGTGGCGGCGATGCTCGGCGCAAGCCTGGAAAACCTGATTATCGCGATTGCCATCACCGAAATAGCGCCGTTCGTGCGAGTGGCGCGCGCGCCAACCATCGCACTCAAGAACCGTGACTTCATCGAAGCGGGGCGTGCGCTGGGCTACGGCCCGCTGCGCCTCATGGGTGTGCATATCGTGCCCAACATGATTTCAGATGTCATCGTCCTGGGCTCGCTGTGGATGGCCTCGGCAATACGTACCGAAGCGTCATTGAGCTTCATCGGTTTGGGCGTACCACCTCCAACCGCGACCTGGGGCAGCATGATACGGGAAGGCTTCGAGCACATCCTGGATGCATGGTGGCTGACTGTATTCCCCAGCCTGGCGATCCTGCTGACAGTGCTGGCCTTGAACCTTCTGGGCGATGCCTTGCGCGACGCCATCGACCCCAAGCTACGTTCGGAGTAA
- a CDS encoding ABC transporter permease, whose product MIRFTIKRLLQAIPTLLAMLTAVFILVRLVPGDPAAVMLGDHASAEALRALRLQLGLNLPLHEQYLNFLGNVLSGNLGVSMSTGRPVLQEVAAVLPWTLQLTASAILIGTILGLPLGVWAALRRNAWPDYLGRLLSLTGLSFPAFVSAILMLLVFAIQLKWFPVISHVTTNSWKDLLLNLALPAFNLGLIMMAYVMRVTRSSMLGVMGEDYIRTARAKGIRPLRLIVRHGLRNALIPIVTVIGLYFGTLIGNSVLTEIVFNRPGLGKLILGALNVRDYTLLQGLMIVFASCVIFVNLATDLIYGLVDPRVKYQ is encoded by the coding sequence ATGATACGCTTTACCATCAAACGGCTGTTGCAAGCCATACCGACCTTGCTGGCCATGTTGACGGCCGTGTTCATTCTGGTGCGGCTGGTGCCGGGCGATCCCGCCGCGGTCATGCTCGGCGACCATGCAAGCGCCGAGGCGCTGCGGGCGCTGCGATTGCAATTGGGCCTGAACCTGCCCCTGCACGAGCAATACTTGAATTTCCTGGGCAATGTGCTGTCCGGCAACCTGGGGGTTTCAATGTCCACGGGCAGGCCTGTGCTGCAGGAAGTGGCGGCGGTGCTGCCCTGGACACTGCAACTGACGGCTTCGGCCATTCTGATAGGCACGATCCTGGGCCTTCCGCTGGGCGTGTGGGCGGCACTGCGGCGCAACGCATGGCCCGACTACCTGGGCCGCCTGTTGTCATTGACCGGACTCTCCTTCCCGGCCTTTGTCTCGGCCATCCTCATGCTGCTGGTCTTTGCCATTCAGCTCAAATGGTTCCCGGTCATCAGCCATGTCACGACAAACAGCTGGAAGGATCTGCTACTCAACCTCGCCTTGCCGGCGTTCAACCTGGGCTTGATCATGATGGCCTACGTCATGCGCGTAACGCGCTCGTCCATGCTCGGCGTGATGGGCGAGGATTACATCCGCACCGCGCGCGCCAAGGGAATACGCCCTTTGCGCCTGATCGTTCGCCACGGCTTGCGCAATGCGCTGATTCCCATCGTGACCGTGATTGGCCTGTATTTCGGGACACTGATCGGCAATTCCGTCCTGACCGAGATCGTGTTCAACCGCCCAGGCCTGGGCAAGTTGATCCTGGGCGCTCTGAACGTACGCGACTACACCCTACTGCAGGGCCTGATGATCGTGTTCGCCTCGTGCGTGATTTTCGTCAATCTTGCGACCGACCTGATATACGGGCTCGTCGACCCAAGGGTAAAGTATCAATGA
- a CDS encoding FAD-binding oxidoreductase: MTAPIYDVAVIGGGLHGLSSALHLSRAGKRVIVLERHWSGRHASGATAAGVRTLNRDRGELDLSLEAMEMWPRLNELVGDDCGFHANGQVCVAEDEAALAQLQAHVDALRRDGYTHEELLGPDELHRLLPALSPHCRGASIARRDGAADPHRALRAFRLAAQAAGVTLHEHCGVNAIERRGADWMLITDKGNWTVPVIVNAAGAWSARIAAMVGDDIPLQAKSSMMMVSERLQPFIKPVVAIVGRSLSFKQADQGTLVIGGGLQGIPDLDKETSTARMRVLAKGAQAATDLFPGVRNVRIVRVWAGLEAKTEDLLPIVGPSPNAPGVFHAFGFSGHGFQLVPIVGAVLTDLIVRGKTDRAIAGLGAQRLMGTPPIKEDTR; this comes from the coding sequence ATGACAGCCCCGATCTATGATGTCGCCGTCATCGGCGGCGGCCTGCATGGTTTGTCTTCGGCGCTGCACCTGAGCCGGGCCGGCAAGCGCGTGATCGTTCTCGAGCGCCACTGGTCGGGGCGCCATGCATCGGGAGCCACCGCGGCGGGCGTACGCACCTTGAACCGCGATCGCGGCGAACTGGATCTGTCCCTGGAAGCGATGGAAATGTGGCCCAGGCTGAACGAACTGGTGGGCGACGACTGTGGCTTTCATGCCAATGGGCAGGTCTGTGTGGCCGAAGACGAGGCCGCCCTGGCACAGCTGCAGGCACATGTCGATGCCCTGCGGCGCGATGGCTACACGCATGAAGAACTGCTTGGCCCGGATGAACTGCATCGCCTGCTGCCGGCGCTCAGTCCGCACTGCCGCGGCGCATCGATTGCGCGCCGCGATGGCGCCGCGGACCCGCACCGCGCATTGCGGGCTTTCCGCCTGGCGGCGCAAGCCGCCGGCGTCACCCTGCACGAGCATTGCGGCGTCAATGCCATCGAGCGGCGCGGCGCCGACTGGATGCTCATCACGGACAAAGGCAATTGGACGGTACCTGTCATCGTCAATGCCGCCGGGGCATGGTCGGCCCGCATCGCCGCCATGGTGGGGGATGATATTCCATTGCAGGCCAAATCATCGATGATGATGGTGAGCGAACGCCTGCAACCTTTTATCAAGCCCGTGGTGGCCATCGTTGGGCGCTCATTGTCATTCAAGCAGGCCGATCAAGGGACCCTGGTGATAGGCGGAGGCCTGCAAGGCATCCCCGACCTGGACAAGGAAACATCGACGGCCCGCATGCGCGTACTGGCCAAGGGTGCGCAAGCCGCCACGGATCTCTTTCCTGGTGTGAGGAATGTCCGTATCGTACGTGTGTGGGCCGGCCTGGAAGCTAAAACTGAAGATCTTCTGCCCATTGTTGGCCCTTCGCCGAATGCTCCTGGCGTGTTTCACGCTTTTGGTTTCTCCGGCCATGGGTTCCAGCTTGTGCCTATCGTCGGTGCGGTGCTGACCGACTTGATTGTACGCGGCAAAACCGACCGGGCCATAGCCGGGCTCGGCGCCCAGCGGCTGATGGGCACGCCGCCAATAAAGGAAGACACCCGATGA
- a CDS encoding ABC transporter ATP-binding protein, translating to MATETPSLELRDLRTEFRIGGTWHAAVRGVSLSVAKNETLAIVGESGSGKSVTALSILRLMPSSGARHGGGQVLLEGKDLTGLSESRMAAVRGNDIAMIFQEPMTSLNPTMTIGDQIAEAVRQHRKLGWKEARKIALEVLEEVKIPAAAQRFKDYPHQFSGGMRQRVMIAMALACRPKVLLADEPTTALDVTIQAQILTLLDDLRQAYGMSVVFITHNLGVVAQIADRVAVMYGGEIVELADADTLFAHPTHPYTEALLHAMPRVDTDSISLQPIPGSVPAISAMPEGCTFAARCPLRESICEAEHPPLATLADGRHQVRCFVRARQSGEQA from the coding sequence ATGGCCACAGAAACCCCATCACTGGAGCTACGCGACCTGCGCACCGAGTTCCGCATCGGCGGAACCTGGCATGCCGCCGTGCGTGGCGTGTCGCTGTCGGTCGCCAAGAACGAAACCCTGGCCATCGTGGGTGAGTCGGGCAGCGGCAAGAGCGTGACGGCATTGTCCATACTGCGCCTGATGCCAAGCTCGGGAGCGCGGCATGGCGGCGGCCAGGTATTGCTGGAAGGCAAAGACTTGACCGGGCTTTCCGAGAGCCGGATGGCAGCCGTGCGCGGCAACGACATCGCCATGATCTTCCAAGAGCCCATGACCTCGCTCAACCCCACCATGACCATAGGCGATCAAATTGCCGAAGCCGTGCGCCAGCATAGAAAACTGGGCTGGAAAGAGGCCCGCAAGATTGCGCTGGAGGTTCTGGAGGAAGTGAAGATTCCCGCGGCGGCCCAACGCTTTAAAGATTATCCGCACCAATTCTCGGGCGGCATGCGCCAACGCGTCATGATTGCAATGGCGCTTGCCTGTCGCCCCAAAGTGTTGCTGGCCGATGAACCGACCACGGCGCTCGATGTCACCATACAAGCGCAGATCCTGACCTTGCTGGACGATTTGAGGCAGGCATATGGCATGTCGGTTGTGTTTATCACACACAACCTCGGGGTCGTGGCGCAAATCGCCGACCGGGTTGCCGTCATGTACGGCGGAGAGATCGTGGAACTGGCCGATGCCGACACCCTGTTCGCCCACCCCACCCACCCCTACACCGAAGCGCTTCTGCATGCCATGCCGCGCGTGGATACCGACTCGATCTCCTTGCAGCCCATACCCGGCAGCGTGCCGGCGATCAGCGCCATGCCCGAAGGATGTACCTTTGCGGCGCGCTGCCCGCTGCGCGAAAGCATCTGCGAAGCGGAACATCCACCGCTGGCCACGCTGGCAGACGGACGACACCAAGTGCGCTGCTTTGTGCGTGCACGCCAATCGGGAGAACAGGCATG